In Providencia alcalifaciens, the sequence AAGCTAAACGAGACATAGGGGTTCTCCTCAATAATTAAACTGATAAATAATTCGATAAATGGATTAAATGAAGATTGCTGGTGGGAGAAAGATAAAACCGTGACTGATAAATCAGTCTATAAGGCGAAAGATTTGTGCTTGCTCCGGATGCTGTATAGCGTAATCACGCAACAGGTAAAAATATTCCACCAGCACAGGGCTTTCGGTTTTAAATGACCAGATGCTATACACCAGTAAACAGACAGCAATACCGGCTGCTTCAGGGCTTAACTCAGCTTCATTTCCGTTATGCGGGTTAAACATATGCAGGGAGGTTTCGAGCATATCAGGCCAGATAAATGCGCCGCCATTAGACAGCATACTGAACTCCCAAAAAGCACCTTGATAGCGATTACAAAGCTTCGCCATCATGTTAAAGATATCGCCTTCAATACGTTGCCAGTCTGGCACAGTGCCAAAGTAAAAACGCCAGAAGGTATCACGACCACGAGGGTGAACAAGGTTAGTTTTGATAACGGCAGATGCTTGCTGTTGTAAGGTAAACATAATAAAACTCCAATTCAGTGTATTTTGTCGCAATAAACAAAAAGCCCTGCACCGTAAGGCGCAGGGCTAGTTCACTCATTAATCGCCATTAAGGCTTAGGTTTCATTGAAGTAATATATACCTGAGAAAAATTACAGATTAAATTTGTAAATCATCTGGGTTTTCCTGATATTTTTTGTATTGTTTATTGATAAGAGCTTCTAAAAAATTGTTTTGATTCATACGGTAATGCTTTGCCATTTCTTTTAATCGCTCTTTTTCACTGTTCCCAATGACGCTATTTATTGCGACTCTTCCATCTAGATTTTTACGAGTATGCCATTGTTTATATGAGTTTTTTAATTTTGTGATAAAATGTTTTCTTTCATATACTTGATCACCTGCATCCCATAGTCGGAGAGCAGATGTAACAGCAATTAATTTATCCGATTGAGAGCTTTGTGGGTAAAGTGATAAATAGTATAATAAGTCAGGTTGATTCAATCGATTCCATAGATTCATTCTTCTAGGCGCTAGCCCTAAGCTATCCTCTATGTTACGTTCATTTTTATATTTTTTAAAATAATCTAATAACCAGTTGATAGACGGCTCATCCATATTTTTTATAAATGAGAATGAGTTAAAATCATTACTTGCTTTAAGCCATAGCTCTTTTAATAAATCCAAAGTGCGTTGTTTTTCACCACCCTGTTTAAAAAAAACACCATCAAATAAGTTTAAAATAACCTTGTATCGTTCTTCGTGACTCATTGCTTGCTTACTTAAATTTAAAAAGTCAAACCAAGATGTATTTTTGTTCCTGTGCCTATCCAAATAGAAAGTATCAAATGGTGCATCTCTAAATATATCACTTTCTCTTGTTGTAATCACTCCCCAGCAATATGCACACGCATATTCATCATCTTTTATCCAAGAAAATCCTTCTAAAGAGAGAATATTTAAATTCCCAAGAGTAATAGCATTTTCTAAATCCTCTAAGTGAGGATCTAATTCATAAAGGATATTTCTAAGAGTACTGTTAATAGACTTATAGTCATCATTATTTGAATGGAAGTTATATATATCACCATGACGGTGACGATCATTAAACCAATCGATATTGGATAGATAATTGACATAAAAATTAGCTAAACGATTATCATTTGTTTTTAGCTTATCTAACCCTTCTTTAACAATATCATCTGATCTGCTCATAAAACGACCTCTACTATGTACCATTATTGTATCTATATTGACAGTTTTGAGGCATTTTTAATGTGACCGATGTATAAATAACGTCAGAAACAGATATAAAGTAGATAAAAAGTAAATATGAAGATAATAAAAGATAGTCACTCTTTTTCTAGCATTATCTAGTATTTGATCCTCCCCTTATGAACCTCTTAATCGGTATTAGCATAAAAAAGTATAGAGGATTATGATTAATATGAACTAGAATGACAGATCAATAATTGGATAGTATCTATATTAGTGATTAGCCTTTATTATCACTCATCATATCCACGGCAAAAAATGAACAATGTTGATACTACCTTAAAAAGATAGTTTTGTCTCTATTATTAGCAGATAACATGAATGAGATATGTTAATCTAACAATGCCTAGTTAACTCTCACTATGATCTCGAGAATACATAAAACGAAACCTTTAGGTTATTAATGTTATTATCAAGATATCCATTATCAAGATATCCATTATCATATCACTCTTACCTAACCTCAATATCTATGATTCATCATTACATCATTAATCAATAAACCACGCCGAC encodes:
- a CDS encoding antirestriction protein, with product MFTLQQQASAVIKTNLVHPRGRDTFWRFYFGTVPDWQRIEGDIFNMMAKLCNRYQGAFWEFSMLSNGGAFIWPDMLETSLHMFNPHNGNEAELSPEAAGIAVCLLVYSIWSFKTESPVLVEYFYLLRDYAIQHPEQAQIFRLID